In one window of Halomarina pelagica DNA:
- a CDS encoding DoxX family protein: protein MSESTDDATDAPPSRLARLLFGGVLAFMALDNFRNLEGMIGYAEGNGVPKADLAVPFASGALLSGGVGIALWRLPRLAAGAVATFFLGVTPLMHDFWNREGEEKQAQQIHFLKNLAPLGAAIAFLVRGGRRCRT, encoded by the coding sequence ATGAGTGAATCGACGGACGACGCGACGGACGCGCCCCCCTCCCGCCTCGCGCGACTGCTGTTCGGCGGCGTCCTCGCGTTCATGGCGCTCGACAACTTCCGGAACCTGGAGGGGATGATCGGGTACGCGGAGGGGAACGGCGTGCCGAAGGCCGATCTCGCCGTTCCGTTCGCGAGCGGCGCGCTGCTGTCCGGGGGTGTCGGGATCGCGCTCTGGCGGCTACCGCGGCTGGCGGCGGGCGCGGTCGCGACGTTCTTCCTCGGCGTCACGCCGCTGATGCACGACTTCTGGAACCGCGAGGGCGAGGAGAAGCAGGCCCAGCAGATCCACTTCCTCAAGAACCTCGCGCCCCTCGGGGCGGCGATCGCCTTCCTCGTCCGCGGAGGGCGACGCTGTCGGACGTGA
- a CDS encoding 50S ribosomal protein L15e, with protein MARSFYSHIREAWQNPKEGKLAELQWQRQQDWREQGAIERVERPTRLDKARSLGYKAKQGVVVARVSVRKGGARKQRFTAGRRSKRQGVRKITRKKNLQRIAEERASRKFRNLRVLNSYWVGEDGSQKWFEVILLDPEHGAIRNDDDLNWICDDSQRGRAFRGKTGAGRRGRGLNNRGTGAEKSRPSVRANDGRGK; from the coding sequence ATGGCACGAAGCTTCTACTCCCACATCCGAGAGGCGTGGCAGAACCCGAAGGAAGGTAAGCTGGCCGAACTCCAGTGGCAGCGCCAGCAGGATTGGCGCGAGCAGGGCGCGATCGAGCGCGTCGAGCGCCCCACCCGGCTGGACAAGGCCCGCTCGCTCGGCTACAAGGCCAAGCAGGGCGTCGTCGTCGCGCGCGTCAGCGTCCGCAAGGGCGGCGCGCGCAAGCAGCGCTTCACGGCCGGCCGCCGCTCGAAGCGCCAGGGCGTCCGCAAGATCACCCGCAAGAAGAACCTCCAGCGCATCGCGGAGGAGCGCGCCTCGCGCAAGTTCCGCAACCTGCGCGTACTCAACTCCTACTGGGTGGGCGAGGACGGCTCCCAGAAGTGGTTCGAGGTGATCCTCCTCGACCCCGAGCACGGCGCGATCAGGAACGACGACGACCTCAACTGGATCTGTGACGACTCCCAGCGCGGTCGCGCCTTCCGCGGCAAGACCGGGGCGGGCCGCCGCGGCCGCGGGCTGAACAACCGCGGCACCGGCGCGGAGAAGTCCCGCCCCAGCGTTCGCGCGAACGACGGGCGCGGAAAGTAG
- the yqeC gene encoding selenium cofactor biosynthesis protein YqeC has translation MNLTEALVPETDGGAPLVPVVGAGGKKTALYALANLLDRAVVTATVRIPIFDEHVARVVVTDDPAAAVESAGPEDWPLGVVPEREGDRYRGYEPDAVNALAERDLDAVLVKADGARMREFKAPGEDEPRLPDGADAVLAIASVQVVGHPLTAEYVHRPERVAALTDRDVGDTVRAEDVAAVLADPAGGRKNVPDDATVIPVLNKVDDDDWERTARTVARGVHERADVPYVALTRLNRGELVATV, from the coding sequence ATGAACCTCACCGAGGCGCTCGTTCCCGAGACGGACGGCGGCGCGCCGCTCGTCCCCGTCGTCGGCGCGGGCGGGAAGAAGACGGCGCTCTACGCCCTCGCGAACCTGCTCGACCGCGCGGTGGTGACCGCGACCGTCAGGATCCCGATCTTCGACGAACACGTCGCGCGCGTCGTCGTCACCGACGACCCGGCGGCGGCGGTCGAGTCGGCGGGACCGGAGGACTGGCCGCTCGGCGTCGTCCCCGAGCGGGAGGGCGACCGCTACCGCGGCTACGAGCCCGACGCCGTGAACGCGCTGGCCGAGCGTGATCTCGACGCCGTGCTCGTGAAGGCCGACGGCGCGCGCATGCGCGAGTTCAAGGCCCCCGGCGAGGACGAACCGCGGCTGCCCGACGGCGCGGACGCGGTCCTCGCCATCGCCAGCGTGCAGGTCGTCGGCCACCCGCTGACGGCGGAGTACGTCCACCGACCCGAGCGGGTCGCGGCGCTCACCGATCGCGACGTCGGCGACACCGTCCGTGCGGAGGACGTGGCGGCCGTGCTCGCGGACCCCGCGGGCGGGCGCAAGAACGTCCCCGACGACGCGACCGTGATCCCCGTGCTCAACAAGGTGGACGACGACGACTGGGAGCGGACCGCACGGACCGTCGCCCGGGGGGTCCACGAGCGGGCGGACGTGCCCTACGTGGCGCTCACGCGGTTGAACCGCGGCGAACTGGTCGCGACCGTCTAG